The Gammaproteobacteria bacterium region ACCGCATCCAGCGCCAGGTCCAGCGATTCGCGCAGCAGCCGCCAGCTGCTGATGACGATCACCACGGCGATCACCAGGCCCATCAGCGGGTCGAGCCAGTACCAGTCGGTGAACAGCATCAGTACACCGGCGATCACCACGCCGAGCGACACGGCGGCATCCGCTGCCATGTGCAGAAAGGCACCACGGATATTGAGATCGTCGTGGCTGCCGCGCATGAACATCAGCGCCGTGGCGGTATTGATGACCACACCGATCGCCGCCGTCACGATCACCACCATACCGTGGGACACACGCGGTGGATCGCTCAGCCGCGCGATGGCCTCCCAACCGAGTGCACCGATCACCAGCAGCAGGATCACGGCGTTCATCAACGCGGCCAGGATGGAGCTGCGGCGCAGGCCGTAGGTACGCCGCTCGGTGGCAGGACGCGTGCTCAGATAGCTGCCGGCCCAGGCGAGTACCAGACTCAGCACATCACTGAGGTTGTGACCGGCGTCCGACAGCAGCGCCAGCGAGTTGCTGTACCAGCCGGCGATCGCCTCGGCGATAACGAAGGCGACGTTGAGCGCGATGCCGATGGCGAAGGCGCGATTATGGCTGATCGGGGCGTGGCTATGTCCCATGCGGCAGGCGCACCACCTTGTCGGCGGATGCGGCAGTCATTTTCCGTTGATGTAGAGTTCGTCGTCGAAACTGCAGACCCAGGCGGGGCGCAATGCCACCAGCAGGGTCATCACCATACCGTTCAGCAGCGCCTCGGCGAAGACCATGAGCGGGAAGAACGGCAGGTACTGATACTCCAGCCAGGCATTGGTCCGGGCGCCGGTCAGCCACAGCAGGCCGACACCGACCCCGGTGGCGGCGAGAATCGACAGGCCGGCGGCGAGAAACCCGTTGATATAGACATAGATGAAGAAGTTGTGCGGCAGGCGCCGCTGCACCAGTTGCAGCAGCCGCCAGGTCAGGGCGATCGGGATCGCACCCATCACCAGGAAATTAATGCCGAAACTCGCCCACTCGGCCTGGCCGTTGAGGGTGATCCCGAGCAGTGCCAGGGCGACCGCCAGCGAGGCGAAGTGCCAGCCGAGCATCAGGGTCAGCACCGTCACCCCCAGGAGGTGAAAATTGAACACCGGCGGCACCCCGGCACGCAGGCTCCACAGCAGCAGCACGCCGATGCTGGCGCCGAACAGCACGTGGATGAAACCGCTTTCGGTGAGGCGCTCGCGTGGCATGCGCCGCGTGGCAATGACCAGCCACAGCGCGGCCAGTGCAGTAGTCAGCCAGCGCAGCAGTTCGGGCACGATGTGGGCAGGAAAATCCATGGATCGGGACCTGTGACAGGCACTTGCCGATGCCGCGCAGTATACTCTGTTCGGTGTGGGGCGCGGGTGCGTGGCCCCTATCCACAGAGGTAGTCGGGCTATGCGGAACGTTGTTCCAACCACACTGACTGCTGCTGTCCTGCTGCTCGGGGCGGGCGCGGTACTCGCGGAGCGCATCATGACCTGGGTCGATGCGGACGGTGTACGCCACTTC contains the following coding sequences:
- a CDS encoding cation diffusion facilitator family transporter, producing MGHSHAPISHNRAFAIGIALNVAFVIAEAIAGWYSNSLALLSDAGHNLSDVLSLVLAWAGSYLSTRPATERRTYGLRRSSILAALMNAVILLLVIGALGWEAIARLSDPPRVSHGMVVIVTAAIGVVINTATALMFMRGSHDDLNIRGAFLHMAADAAVSLGVVIAGVLMLFTDWYWLDPLMGLVIAVVIVISSWRLLRESLDLALDAVPGSIDPVAVERYLRELPEVAAVHHLHIWGMSTTEVALTVHLVKRDGRLDDTFLARVHDELHERFGIGHATLQLEAGSDDAECPATPAVPEAHTH
- a CDS encoding energy-coupling factor ABC transporter permease — translated: MDFPAHIVPELLRWLTTALAALWLVIATRRMPRERLTESGFIHVLFGASIGVLLLWSLRAGVPPVFNFHLLGVTVLTLMLGWHFASLAVALALLGITLNGQAEWASFGINFLVMGAIPIALTWRLLQLVQRRLPHNFFIYVYINGFLAAGLSILAATGVGVGLLWLTGARTNAWLEYQYLPFFPLMVFAEALLNGMVMTLLVALRPAWVCSFDDELYINGK